A genomic segment from Aegilops tauschii subsp. strangulata cultivar AL8/78 chromosome 1, Aet v6.0, whole genome shotgun sequence encodes:
- the LOC109749468 gene encoding DNA replication complex GINS protein PSF2, whose product MAGQSDPHLSLFSPSEVEFVAEDEIVEIVPNIRMEALNMICGDFGPFFPQIPSKVPLWLAVALKRRGKCTIRAPEWMTVERLTQVLDAERESPREFQPLPFHYIEISKLLFDHARDDITDAYLVRSLIEDIRDVRFHKVETGLETISGRTHAVKLKNLSAMEVNIVRPFMVRTLQAFYKHDSPQMIQQADNTGSRSTPVTDRGPRRDLRRR is encoded by the exons ATGGCGGGGCAGTCCGACCCGCATCTCTCCCTCTTCTCGCCCTCCGAG GTGGAGTTCGTGGCGGAGGACGAGATCGTGGAGATCGTCCCCAACATCCGGATGGAGGCCCTGAACATGATCTGC GGGGATTTCGGACCCTTCTTCCCACAAATTCCAAGCAAGGTCCCTCTGTGGCTCGCTGTGGCGCTCAAGAGGCGTGGCAAGTGCACCATACGTGCACCTGAATGGATGACTGTTG AACGCTTAACACAGGTGTTGGACGCAGAAAGAGAGTCACCTAGAGAATTTCAACCATTACCATTCCACTATATTGAAATATCTAAGCTTCTGTTTGATCA TGCTCGTGATGACATCACAGATGCATACTTG GTGAGATCTTTGATTGAGGATATCAGAGATGTCAGGTTCCATAAGGTCGAAACTGGATTAGAGACAATATCTGGCCGTACTCATGCTGTGAAG CTCAAAAATCTCTCTGCAATGGAGGTGAACATTGTCCGTCCTTTTATGGTTAGAACTTTGCAAGCGTTCTACAAGCATGATAGCCCGCAGATGATTCAGCAGGCAGATAATACAGGGAGCAGATCAACACCAGTCACAGACCGCGGTCCGAGG AGAGACCTAAGGCGCAGGTAA